The genomic stretch TGGATTGGTTTTGTCTTTTGGGCAATGATTCAAACTCAAAATATGAAGAAATTGTTACATTTTAGCTTCAGAAAACACTTCTGAGGATATGATGCAACTATGTATGCAAATGCAGAAGGGTAAATATGTCAATGAACATAAGCTTTTGCTAGTGAAAAATCACAAGTATTCTTTTATCCAAAGTAATTTTGTTCGAGTTAGATAGGATCAATCGTACTTCAAAGTTCTAGATTCTAAATGTTAACATAGGACTTTAACCTGAAACTTTTAGTTAAACTAGCACAATCGTTGATTAACTGAACTGTGCTTGCAAGTAGCGATGGCAGCGGGGTAGGGTGGGGGTGGAGACGGGTATGTCTTCCTGCTCCCTGTTTTTGTCTctaaatttgtttttcattctcGCTTTCATATTCGCCTAAAAAATTAGGGGTGTACGCGGTTCGGATCGGATACTGATTGAAAATTTAATTCGATCGGTATAATTTCTATCAGATCGGATTAAATATAATATTCGCATTTTTTAGTCTCGGATCGGATATCAAATATATCCGTATAATTGAATCAtctctttttaatcatatttttatgtaaaaaattcaataaaaatatttctctcacatttttaaatttatttattcctaaaatatttttaatcaaacttttttaaataacaaaaataaaataatacaatatatgaataataattactaactaaaatatacaaaCGAGTAAATATAGTaccaaacatatatatatatatatatatatatttatttttaattattattgtgcgGATTTGCGGATATAGAGCAGATATCCGCGATCCAATCCGTAAAGGGTGCGGATCAGATAATCCGATCCGATCAATGTGCGGATCAGATCGCATCCGCAATTTTCGGATCAGATGCGAATATTTATCGCGGATCTGCATATACGATCCGATCTATGAACACCCCTAAAAAAATGTTGTTTCCTATCTTTATGTTCGTAGGACCCCTTTTTTTCGGAATTTCATTTTCTATCtctttatattaataatttatattaaaattctaataaaaaatttaaaaaatcataatattattataacatATAAATAGAGTATTATCCAagattaaagataaaaaaatataaaataatacattATACTCATGAAGAAAAAAGACTGGAAATATAACACAGTAAAATATTAGTgttatagaaagaaaaaaaaaagacattttttaaattagaattagatttttcaatatatattatataaaatgactaaaaaatctacattaaaaataaattattaaaaatatttaaataaatttaataattcgATATTAGTGGGGATGGAGCGGAAATCCCCACTTGAATCCCTGCGTATATTTTGGGAGAATTTTATCCCATTTCTATTCtcgtaaaaaaaatttttcgtCTTTGTGTCTCCATTTGGAGCAACTCTCATAGGGATTCCAAGTTTCAAAAAATTTTGCCATCCCTACTTGCAAGTGTCAATAAAGGATGATAAAAACTACCAAATTTTCTGAATTAACATTGTGATGAAATAACATTGTACAAatcaaaaagagaaatattttatagaaaagaaaaattacgaGCATTTTATAGACAATATTTAGATTTGATAACAAGTTGTTAGTCAACTTATtagttataataataaataactaATAATTTGTGTATGAAACTTAATActtgtttcaattttttaagTTGTAATTCAATTCTTAAGACTTccaatataaattttattttatgttatcaGTTAATACTTatattgttattataatttaacACTTTAATAGTTTAATTCTACCCATACAAGTAGTAAGAACAACATACAAAACAATTTTAATTGCAATGTCAAGATTAATCTCAGCCTAAATTTGTCTTcaccaaaagaaaaataatacaacatatgTTACAATGTTACATTACATTATATGTATTGTTTGGGCTATCGATCGTCTATATAAGCTTTTTTACATTAtgtgtatataatattttttgtagataataattattaatcatAAAGGTTAAAACAGATACAACCATAACTTCATATGAATACATATTttcaattgaaaataaaaatgacaaTGAGAATTTAGTACCACACGAAACCAACTAGATTCATGGGCGTCCAATGAACACTATCATTCAGATACATGAAGGGAttaaacaaaaagaattaagaaCATTCATATAAAAGAAATTTATCAGGACTAGCAGGTGATTCGGAATCAATAAAGAATTAAATACCGATTTAGTGATTTACTTTTGTTTTTTGCATTATATACCATACAATTTCGAAACATTGACAATTCATTACGTACTTGTTAGGAGAAAACAATATTGGAAACTTAAGACTCTATCTTAAGCTCTGTGCAAAAAAGGGCACAAAAGAGTGAGTGACAGAAAATAGCTTTAGACTACAAAAATATCGTTCAATCTAAGTGTTAAAAATTAGTCTATCCAAAACTTAGTACCGTAGGCAAAAAAACAGgacattataaaattatatttttaaaggaTTACCCTCTAATATTAATTTCCCTTGATCGATTCATTAACTGCAAGTGCAAGAGAAGTatgtaaataaattaaaagtaaaagcaatgggtaatgcaacatagTCAAACTTAAATAATCAAAATCCCTAAAATAGATCCTCCAGCTACATTGCAAAATTCATTATCATGAAACAAGTCCCAAATGAAGCCAAACACAAAACTATGTATCATGTGCAACTCATTGAGCTTTCACATGCTGAAGGACAACGTTATAAGCTTCATGTTCCTCGCCAAAGTCCTGCGGAGATTATAGACAAACAATTATTAAATCAAAGCAAGAAGCCACAGAAAATCTTTTACTTTCATGAAAGCAAACCCAAACATGATAGCAAACATTGAAATTTCTATGATGTTCATACCTTCACAACAACACAAGAGCAGCCAGTCACCTTCCTGGCTTTTCCTTCTGAATCAATCTTGCACAACTGCACGGAGGACCAACAGAATTAATAAAGAGAAGACTTGAAAAGAgtgtagaaaaataaaaaaacactgACAGAATTTAGTGTTGTACAAAATAATGAAAGTAAAACAATTTTGCATCGGTGACACTTACACCAGCCCACTCTCCAAGGGTCTTTGCACTTGGAACTGTCAGCAGGCTAACATTGTGCTCAGCACAAAGGGCCTTGACAAGTTTGACATAGTCGGGTTGGTCGCAGTCCTCTGCGAGAACAACAAGCTGTGCGGTGCGCTTCTCAATAACCTTGGCACCCTCATGAAGGCCACGTGCAAGACCACCATAAGCAAGTGACTTCCTGAGCACAAGCTGTAAGGCAGTCATAATATCCATTGGCTCACCAATGGCGGGAGCTGCTGGCTCGGCTGCCACAACTGGGGCTTCTTCActgcaaataaaaaataacataagaaTGCGTATAAGCAGTATAATTACTATGTTGCTCAAGAAATACAAAATGTACAACCTACAACTATCATCAATAAACATCAAACTACACAAGACTAGCATAATAATGTGGAGATTTCAAGACAATTCTCTATAAGGGATCTAGCTAAATTGATAGAACTACGGAATCATGAAACTTAATGATAAAAAAACCCATAACTACGTAAATTCTTAATTTGAACCAAATAACTATGCTTCCTTGTTAATGTAATCATTATAATGTAATGCATATAATCGTCAAAATATCCGGAGATCTTTCAAGCCAATTCACTAAGTTGGATTGACAGAAATACAGTGATAATAACATAATGAATAACTAGTTCATCCTATATTCAATAGTGACAATGTAATTCGTAAACGAAACAAAATCATTATAGCTATTTTCCTAAACGAATCTCTAGTCCTATAAAATCATGTCAAAACGAATaatcataatttttattttaaaaaaatgaaagtaaaaagTAGAACATACCCTGACATCTTTGATGATAGCTAAAAAGATCAAGCTCTCCTTCACTGCacagaaggaaaaaaaagacAAACACAATATACAGGAAATCAGATCTCGTGCTATGAAACAACATTCAGAAA from Arachis stenosperma cultivar V10309 chromosome 9, arast.V10309.gnm1.PFL2, whole genome shotgun sequence encodes the following:
- the LOC130947901 gene encoding 40S ribosomal protein S12-like, producing MSGEEAPVVAAEPAAPAIGEPMDIMTALQLVLRKSLAYGGLARGLHEGAKVIEKRTAQLVVLAEDCDQPDYVKLVKALCAEHNVSLLTVPSAKTLGEWAGLCKIDSEGKARKVTGCSCVVVKDFGEEHEAYNVVLQHVKAQ